In Glycine max cultivar Williams 82 chromosome 10, Glycine_max_v4.0, whole genome shotgun sequence, the DNA window GAAGCACCCCCATCATGGGCTCCAGATGCACTTGACGCTGCTGTGCAGCTTGTGGAGCTTCTTCGAGCTGCTGAAGATTATGCATCTGGCATAAGGGTAAGCATAATGTGCCTTTCCTGCCTTTTCATTATTATGGTTTTCATATGAATAAAAATTGATAGATTCACTTTAAcgtcttcaataaaaaaatgaaaagtgaatatatatatatatatatatattataaagttcTCGTAACGTTTATCTTTCGTTCGGTGAAAAAAACGTATATCTTTCATATTCATATTTTCATATGTAACTGcaacatattattaaaataagtaaaaaaataattttaaaaatttgtttcacAAGTTAAAAATGGCCgataaaaagttataatttttttacaaatacaaaaaaactacgtaaattttcttctaaaagcCATCCTGAAAATGAATATTTCAGTCTTTTGCCAAAAGTTGCtaagattttcttaaaaatattttgactcataaatttttcatctttgtattaaaagataaaaaatataaactaatttgtttttttattcaattatgaatttcgtaaaaattaattctattggtgtagaattttaaaatttgactactctaaagtaaattaataatcaacTTTAGAAGGTAAAGTAAATAATTCCAGTcattaataaaaagattaattgtTGATattacatgcacatgcataaaaaatatatattaatgcatcaaaatattatttgtcgATTTTCTTATCAACAACTaaaaatactcattttattATTGCTAATTTTAGAGGAGTCAAAAATTGaagactttatttttaattgttcacCGATAGCAAAATTGCAGATTACTATGAATTTTTAAGGAGAAGGAATAGTTAGTTAATATAGTTAGACTACTaatgagttagttagttagttagttagttagaggggtttattagatataaatagagGAAAAATGATAGGAGAGAGGGGAATCTTATCATTTGTAGATTAGCTCTTTGTGAAAGGAGAAATCCTTTGTGAAGGGAAAACCCTTGGAGGAGagttttctctcctattttctgttcttttcttactagttaataaattcatttattttcttcctcattGCAATTCTTGGTTCCTAACAAAATTGGTCCGACCTGCCGGATCTTCGAGGGGAAGCTAGTGATAGAGATGGAGGAAGCGCAAATTTGGACTAAGAAGGTGAAACTGCCAGCATTCATGGGGACAAACCCAATTGGTTGGATTGCTAGGGCTGGAAAATTCTGAGGTACAAGAAATTCCTTCATTCCATAAGCTGCAATATGCATTCATGAGCATGGAGGGTGCTGCGACACATTGGTTCTACATTTGGAGCCAAAACAACCCAGATTCAAATTGGGAGTCATTTTCCACAGCTTTGATCAAAAGATTCAGAGATCACCATGGTAACCACATCTTTGAAAGATTGAGTATCTTGAAGCAAGAAAAGCCAACTGAGACAAAAACCCATATCAAAAAATGGGAGACTTCCACAGAGTTCTTGGAAGggaggatcaacatttcagagCGGAAACACATGTTGTGCAAGATATTGAATGAAGAAGTTGATTCCCATGCCTCCCAACAAGACAAAAATAGCATGGAGGGAAGTGGGTCAGAATTCAGTGAAGCAAAGGCTAGTTCTTGGGCAAGAAAGGTGGAACTACCCAGCTTTGATAGAAGCATAGAAGGGGGAACTGATTTGAAGGGGGTAGCAGTTTTGAGTGTGACAATGACCCATTGCAGTTCTTGAAATCAGAAAACAGAAGTAAAGAAGGTTCAGTAATCAAGAACCACACCCTTTGTGGtggagaagaaacaaaaaatgatgaAGCAAAGTTagcaagagaaaaaaagattgaaaaggtTATGGAGGAAGAAGTTGATCCATCGATAAAGAGGGAGAAGCACAAGAAAAGCGGAGTGACGAATGTGGGCTGCAAAGACGATTTTCTTGATAACCCAATTACAGATTTGATCAAGAAGGAAGTCGAAGCTGGTGATTCAACCAAGCCACATTGTTTTCAAGATTCAGATTTCCATAAAAAGATTGTTATGGTGAAACAAAAATCATTCATGAAGGTGGTTGGAACAACAATGGTGCTGGAATCTTGGAATGTCAACTTGTTGGGTGAGCCTTTAGCATTAAATTTTGTTGCATCTATGGCTGACAGCTTAGCCATGGAGTTAAGGCAAAAGGAATGTAATGAGCCAGTCAAGCTGATTAAAGTTATATGGAGTCGACCCTTGTCCCTCCCACCACTGAAGCTACTAGACCTCAGTTTGCATGCAGGGGTAGTGGGTTGTTCCTAATTGAGCTACAAGGGGTGCAGTTGTCTTCCAGCAATCAGACAAAACTTTAGGAAGTTTCAGTGTGAAATTCCAGTTTTCAGATtccaaccttgaggacaagatTGATTTTTAGGAGGGGTGTATTGTTAGGATAtatggagaaggaagagttaGTTAATATAGTTAGACTACTAgtgagttagttagttagttagagggacttattagatataaatagagGAAGAAGGATAGGAGAGAGGGGGATCTTATCATTTGTAGATTGAGCATTAGCTCTTTGTGAAGGAAAAATCCTTGGAGGAGagttttctctcctattttctgttcttttcttactagtcaataaaatcttttattttcttgctcATTTCAATTCTTGGTTCCTAACAATTTCTCtgttatgaaattaaattagaCATCGTCAATTAGTGAAAAATGTTGTGGAAATCATTCAAAACCCAAATTTATATTCAAGAGTTAACATTGTGCTTGACTCAGGTTGTGCATTCGTTCATTTACATTGTTGAATATTTGGTTTTCCTCTAGATTTTCTTTcacctttttatttcttaatagtTGATGAATCTACTAGTTTTCCTGAATTTTTCACTTTGAATTAAGAAAATgttagtgaaaatattttaaaaataatgtttggCTAAACAGATTTTTATAACCTCATGAATTATAATGGGAAGTCTTATGTATAAAACTCAAGAttatttgttttggttttgttttatatacttataataatatttagatgTAACAGTATGAGCAACTGTGACTAAAGTTGAGGCTTGTGATGCCTTTGTATTGTATGAACTCCTTGTACCCCACATAAGATAATTGAGACACTGTTTTGGTAGAATGAAGATAATTGATCTCTAATTTACAGGCCAAAAGCTATAGAGCTCCATGTAGCTTGTGCAACAAGCTAGACACTTAGTACATAATTAACTAACTTCTAACAGAAATAACAGCTGCTGCGGAGGCTAACTAAAATGTCTAGCTGACACTTGATATACTGTGCTAACTTTTTGGACACTAGCTGACTAATCAGAAAAGTGTTAGAGgctaaaaatagaaaagtacGGTAGTGATGGTCCTATTAAATATATGAGAAGGATTACAAAACTACAAAAGTTTTCCCCTAGTAATCCCAGAGCTCAACTCCTTCAGAGAGTGCAAAGCACCTCTACGCTGTGTACAGCCAAAAGAGAGATAACAGAATGCTCGACCTGCCTTCCTACCTTGCCACTACCTACCTATATTCTCCTCCCAACGTGATAGGTTCTCTCTCCCCATAACCAACTATGAGTCTAGGATAGATTCCCTTCCTGCCCTGTCTAGAATATACTTGCCAAAACTTATGCCCATGATCGGGCTGAACCTGTCCATGCTCAGCCATATCAACTGGGTCCTTAGCTTTCATGACTCTAACAAAAAGCACTAGACTTTGTACCTCTTAGGAGTTATACCACTTTTATAACCACTTGAGAACATTTGAGGGAATTCTATTTTGCAACTTCAGAACAAGTGCaacataaaataacaattatgtaTGTGTATTTCAGTGGGATTACTAGCTACTGGACGACATACTATTGTGCATTTTGGTATTTCATCTGAAGAAACTTTGTGAAAGATTTAAAACCATACAATAACTGACTGATGTGTTTGAAAGATTTAAAACCATACAATAACTGACtgatgtgtttttcttttttgttatatgTTATTGCAGCTTCCTAGAAATTGGATGCATTTGCATTTCTTGCGTGCAATAGGGACTGCAATGTCCATGAGAGCTGGTATAGCCGCTGATGCTGCAGCTGCTCTTCTTTTTCGTATACTTTCCCAGCCTGCATTGCTTTTTCCTCCTCTTAGACAAGTTGACGGAGTTGAAGTTCAACATGAACCTTTGGGTGGTTATATTTCTTCCTATAAAAAGCAGGTTGTGTTCACCTTTATcagttaacatttttattttctttatgttaTTCTTAATTTGTACAGTCACTCATGTAGATTCTTTCCGTACACTTGAGATCTAAAACATTTGTTGTTGATCAGATAGAAGTTCCTGCAGCTGAAGCCTCTATTGAAGCTACTGCCCAAGGCATTGCATCAATGCTTTGTGCCCATGGTCCAGAGGTTGAATGGAGAATTTGCACCATTTGGGAAGCTGCTTATGGCCTGATTCCTACAAGTTCCTCAGCTGTTGATCTTCCGGAAATTATAGTTGCAACCCCACTACAGCCTCCCGTGCTGTCATGGAATTTGTACATACCCCTATTGAAGGTCCTGGAATATCTTCCTCGTGGAAGCCCATCAGAGGCATGTCTTATGAAAATATTTGCTGCTACAGTGGAAGCTATTCTTCAGAGGACATTTCCACCTGAGTCCACTAGAGAACAAAACAGAAAATCAAAATACCTAGCTGGCATAGGCTTTGGCTCTGCCTCAAAAAACCTGGCCGTGGCAGAACTTCGTACAATGGTTCATTCACTCTTCTTAGAATCATGTGCATCTGTAGAGCTTGCTTCACGCCTACTTTTTGTTGTCTTAACTGTCTGCGTCAGTCATGAAGCTCAATTCAGTGGAAGCAAGAGGCCAAGAGGTGAAGATAACTATTCATCTGAGGATATCATTGAGGACTTACAAACATCTGAAAACCAGAAAGAATCAAAAAATAGGAAATTGAAGAAGCAAGGTCCTGTTGCAGcatttgattcttatgttcTGGCTGCCGTTTGTGCCCTTGCCTGTGAGCTTCAGTTGTTCCCTTTGATTTCACGGGGGAATAATCATTTAGCTTCCAATAAGGTGCAAGATATAGCCAAGCCTGTTAGACTAAATGGATCCTCCCATGAGTTGCGGAATGGCTTAGATTCAGCAGTACGTCATACTCACAGAATTTTAGCAATTTTAGAGGCACTATTTTCATTGAAGCCATCTTCTGTTGGAACCCCTTGGAGTTACAGCTCAAATGAGATAGTTGCAGCTGCTATGGTTGCTGCCCATGTTTCTGAACTATTTAGAAGGTCAAAAGCTTGCATGCATGCTCTGTCTGTTCTGATTCGTTGCAAATGGGACAATGAAATTCACTCCAGGGCATCATCATTGTATAATCTCATAGATATTCACAGCAAAGCTGTTGCATCTATAGTGAACAAGGCAGAGCCATTAGAAGCAACCTTAATTCATGCACCTATTCGGAAGGATTCCCTTGTTTGTGTTGGTGTTAAAAGGCAGAATCAGTGTGAAAGTAGTAGCTGTTTTGATGCTGGGCGGACATCTGTTGTACCTTCAGAAGATTCATTCCCATCAAAACTTGACCATAATTCTAACAAAACCCCATGTCCAAAGGGTGCATCAGATTATACCTTGGGTAAAGGTGTCACAGGTTTCTCATTGGATGCGTCTGATCTAGCCAACTTCCTCACAATGGACAGGCATATAGGATTGAATTGCAATGGACAAATTTTTCTAAGATCCACGCTAGCAGAGAAACAAGAATTATGTTTTTCTGTAGTTTCACTGCTATGGCACAAGCTGATTGCATCTCCTGAAACACAACCTTGTGCAGAAAGCACTTCTGCCCAACAGGGCTGGAGACAGGTACAAGCACAAATGTTATATTGCAGCaactttatcatcttttttttttcaatggttgaatatatatgtttttaaccTATAATGCAACTTAAGAAAATTCCCTTGTGATACAGCTTAGTTCTTGTTAATCATAGAAGTTAGGTTCTGAAAAGCAAGAACTGCAGATGAGGATAAATAGGTGTATCCTGCGTGCACAAGAAACATAGGAAAGACAGCCAAAATTCTGAAACTGCATCATATGAATAAAATTGTATGGtctgaaattttaaaaagcaGAGAAAGCAACATCCCTTACTATGagcattaaaaattatttattttgaaaataactaaATAGCTGCTCTCATCAAAGGCAGATTATTATAAAATCTACATTAAACTGAAGAAGCATCATGCCAAGACAAGATATATTGGGTGTACTTGTAACTTACGaatgtaaaatgaaataatgatAGGTATTGAAGAATTCATATTTTAGTTGGTTTGTTTAATTGGTAAAGATTGACTAAGAGTTACCCTATTGAGACACATAATAAGATATAGTTACACAATGTGATTGTGTGGATCCAAATATCTCTTTTATGTCCCTATTTCAAGTGAAAAGGTTAATTACTGTCTATTTTGGATTTAATGTTATGTAGGTTGTTGATGCATTATGCAACGTTGTATCAGCCTCACCAACAAAAGCAGCTACAGCAGTTGTACTTCAGGTCCAAAATTCGTCTTATCATGAATGGTTTCATAAAATTACATTCGGAACTAACATTGAACTCCTATTCTGTTTAGCAAGGATACTTTCCTTCTtttacccaaaaaaatatatcatttcttAAACAGACTTCCAAAATTTatgaattatcatttttaataccTCTGAGAATTGGCTTTTACTGTCTAGAAAGTTCAATAGCCGATGCTGAAAATCTCATCTATCCAATGTTTAtctgttgtatatttttttattaaatattattatttcccACATTTCACATGTTTAGTCACTTTCCTGGGCTTGTTTACTTGTCAGGCGGAGCGGGAATTGCAGCCCTGGATTGCCAAGGATGATGATTCAGGTCAGAAGATGTGGAGAATCAATCAGCGGATTGTAAAATTGATTGTGGAACTTATGAGGAATCATGAGACTGCAGAATCATTGGTAATTGTGGCAAGTTCATCAGATTTACTACTGCGAGCCACAGATGGGATGCTGGTTGATGGAGAAGCTTGCACTTTACCACAGCTGGAGGTAGTATATTTCAACAAGTGTATTGTTATATTGTGTGTGATTTCTATGTTccgtattatatttaattagtttatcaATTGGTGTTCAATAATCTCTGCGTGTGTGGTTAATCATGTCTTTTCTGAGTCCACTCACGTTTCACATATTTCGGAAACCTAAAATGAGGTCCTAGATGAGGTATATTGTGATCATGATCATTGTGAGGTAGAAGGTTTAATAGATGTAACTATGCTGGTCCTGTAGAACAGAGAGGACCTTGGGATTGTAAACTTGTCATGGAAACCTGGTTTCTTGGAAGAGTAAGAAGCAAAATGTAGTGGCATAGTCAAGTGTAGAATTAGATTATCATGCTATGGCTAAGAATACTTGCGAACTTGTGTGGGCATCACTTGTTGGAATCAACTTCAGAAGTACTAAGCATACACAAGTTAGAGTGATAGCCTGGCTGTTCATATTGTGTTTAGTTCTATTTTTAATGAGCTGATTAAACACAATGAAGAAGATTGTCACTGAGAAACTTCAGCATTGGCTCATTTCTACAAGTTATGCAAGGAATGAGGTGTAAAagctaaataatattaaatgttgTTAAAGGAGGATAGATTACATTGTAGCAAGCTGCACGTGATTAAGACCTTAAATCTACTTAAGAGGCGGAGTGTTAAGACataatcaatgttttaaatgttttaaaagcAAGAcccatcaataaaaaattgaagacaCTGAGCCAAAGTTCATTGGCTAAACCATAGTTGAAACCATGGTCAAatcaacaatattataattttaatattatatattaagtaataaattaacataaaaatacatgggtaaatttttaaaaaagcatAAAGGGCCATGATACAGGCccaacaagataaaaaaatcaatagtaGAAGCTTAATAATAGAACATATGTAGACCTTTATGTGAAGACCTTTATTAatctcaaaatataattttgaacaaataaaaaaaaattgaaaagtgaaaagaaaattaaaagaaaaactcttttcaaaattatctttttccCAATTTTCATTGATTTTAGACTGGTTTGACCAGTTTTTCACTGATCTTTTGCTCTCctgattttttagtttttttgaagTGAGTTAACTGATTCACTGGTTTTCCAATCAAACCTGCTGATCCAGtccaattttctattttatggaTATAACAATGTTTTACTGTGTTTTGCATTAATGTCCAGGGTTTGCCCATTATATAGTGGTAttccaatttatttatttttttgaaaaggcaATACATCATGATTTTCTAATTTCTACCACTAACAAACTTGATATTTTGAGCAGCTTTAGTGGGACTGTGAAGGGAGGATTTGGTgtttcatatattttgttttatagttAAGCTTTACTGATATTCATgtttcaataatttataatggCCAGCTATTGGAAGCAACAGCTAGAGCAGTTCAGCCAGTGCTCGAGTTTGGAGAATCTGGATTGGCTGTGGCAGATGGCCTTTCAAACCTTTTAAAGGTGAACAAACTTCCTTATTGGAACTTGTAATTTATCTGGGCTATGGTGAATGAAATATGCAGGTTAAACATTGTTAATCTAATTCTAGATTTCAAGACAAGTGAATATTTGTGAGCTAAAACAACCTTTTGATCTcatcttattttttagtttcagtTTAGTTCCCTAAGGTGTTTTGGTCCTTAAAGTGTTTTTATTAGGCCAAATCGGTCCTTCTGTCAGTTTATCACACTAACATTGTTAACTTTGGCTGACATGGGCAAATGTCCATCTAATGTGGCATCTCGTACAGTTTGCCACATATTACTAAGTTGACTAAGTTAGTATAGTAAACTAACCGAAGGCCCAACTTGGTCTAATAGAGATGCTTTAGGGGACCAAAGTGGaactttttaaatttgtgataccaaaatgaaactaaaaaataaaatggaccAAAAGGGTATTTTAGCCCATGTAAGTAAAAGGGCAATCAAGTGCAAAACTAAAGCAATTCAtgtgctattttttttcttttgtttctataCTTTTATACAATTATTGACTGATATGCTTGAGTTGTGAATATACCACATGCAGTGTCGCCTCTCAGCTACAATTAGATGTCTTTCTCATCCAAGTGCACATGTCCGAGCTCTGAGTATATCAGTTCTTCGTGACATTTTGCATACTGGTTCAATCAGATGTAGTCCTAAACCTCGGAGATTAAATGGCACCCACAACCCTTCTTATCAATACTTCAATTTGGATGCCGTTGACTGGCAAGCTGACATAGAAAAATGCTTGACTTGGGAAGCTCACAGCCGACTTTCAAACGGATTGTCTATTAACTTTCTTGATATCGCTGCCAAAGAGTTAGGCTGTACTATTTCCATGTGAAATGAAATCATCCATCTTAGTCTGTGACAATTTTTTGCTAGacttatagaaaaagaaaaagaaaacagaagttATTGATATGCTTATGGAACTAACGGGTTTGCAAATAAGCATAATTCTGCTAGTCCTGTTAAAAAGAGCTGCAATCATAATTCTAGTATGTTTATAGAAAGCTCATTTTGTATCATGCATGTACTCTAGCTAAACTAAGTTTCACCTTGAACTTGCTTGTGACTCTGCTCTGGATAGAACAGACTTGTACAGTAACGAAAAACGACTGTAACCAGGTCCTTTTCTCCATCATTGTCTCATTTTGTGTTATGCTTATGTTGATTTAGCTTGTATGGAAGTCAGTTCCAATTGTTTGGATTAATGTATGTTCAGGCAGgatttccttttttctctcttttaattttgtgagATTGTTGTTGGTTTTCATCTTTTTGCTAGAgatttgtgttttttctttattattttcaaagtgagtaaaatatgtttttttcccTTGTTTAATCTTGATTTCTGTTTTTAGTCCCCTTAAAAGGTTACTATTTTTAGTTCCTTATAAATTGTTTCGCTTTGTTTTTAGTCTCTGACATTAATTTTAGTTGTTAAGTTAtgatgataaagataaattgcatgtgaaatttttttactgttcataTGTGGAGGTTTTATGTTTAAGTTTTTGGTGGGTTTTAAGTTTAAACCGATGCAAATTTTCTGTTAGtctaaatgtttatttttgtaacaTTTATGGAGGTTTTAAAAAGAATGGTGTTTggggttttgattttttttcttttttgcaacaTTTTTGGCGGTATAGAGTCTGCGAAAGATTTCCAGCAGATAAAAATTGCTAGAAACTTACAGAAAATTTCTAAACGCAAATTTTGTCTGTCACACAATTAATGCcgaggattaaaaataaaatgggatAATTTATGaggaactaaaaatagaaatcaagATTAAAGGAGGGATGAAACCATATTTTACCTTTTTGAAGTTTATACAAATTTATTAAGGCTGTCttggataaaattaattgaaattttagctTAAGTCTTTGATAAAAATAACTGttgaaatagttaaaaaatatagaatgataataaaataataaaataatgttttattttaaaaagataataaggaaaataaataaatatataaatgataaaagtaaaagaaaatatataaaacaaaattaaaagttaatatcataaaaaatgttacttt includes these proteins:
- the E2 gene encoding protein GIGANTEA isoform X2, coding for MGKYAAGELKPPSTASSRGSGKHPQLVPSTPRWAVANGAGVILSVCDDEVARNETATLTAAAVPALLLPPPTTALDEHLVAGLPALEPYARLFHRYYAIATPSATQRLLLGLLEAPPSWAPDALDAAVQLVELLRAAEDYASGIRLPRNWMHLHFLRAIGTAMSMRAGIAADAAAALLFRILSQPALLFPPLRQVDGVEVQHEPLGGYISSYKKQIEVPAAEASIEATAQGIASMLCAHGPEVEWRICTIWEAAYGLIPTSSSAVDLPEIIVATPLQPPVLSWNLYIPLLKVLEYLPRGSPSEACLMKIFAATVEAILQRTFPPESTREQNRKSKYLAGIGFGSASKNLAVAELRTMVHSLFLESCASVELASRLLFVVLTVCVSHEAQFSGSKRPRGEDNYSSEDIIEDLQTSENQKESKNRKLKKQGPVAAFDSYVLAAVCALACELQLFPLISRGNNHLASNKVQDIAKPVRLNGSSHELRNGLDSAVRHTHRILAILEALFSLKPSSVGTPWSYSSNEIVAAAMVAAHVSELFRRSKACMHALSVLIRCKWDNEIHSRASSLYNLIDIHSKAVASIVNKAEPLEATLIHAPIRKDSLVCVGVKRQNQCESSSCFDAGRTSVVPSEDSFPSKLDHNSNKTPCPKGASDYTLGKGVTGFSLDASDLANFLTMDRHIGLNCNGQIFLRSTLAEKQELCFSVVSLLWHKLIASPETQPCAESTSAQQGWRQVVDALCNVVSASPTKAATAVVLQAERELQPWIAKDDDSGQKMWRINQRIVKLIVELMRNHETAESLVIVASSSDLLLRATDGMLVDGEACTLPQLELLEATARAVQPVLEFGESGLAVADGLSNLLKCRLSATIRCLSHPSAHVRALSISVLRDILHTGSIRCSPKPRRLNGTHNPSYQYFNLDAVDWQADIEKCLTWEAHSRLSNGLSINFLDIAAKELGCTISM
- the E2 gene encoding protein GIGANTEA codes for the protein MSSSSSSMAASSERWIDRLQYSSLFWPPPPDGQQRKDQIAAYVEYFIQFTSEQFADDIAELIRNHYPSKDILLFDDVLATFVLHHPEHGHAVVLPIISCIIDGTLVYDKASPPFASFISSVCPKIENEYSEEWALACGEILRILTHYNRPIYKTERQSGETERSTSGSHATTSEPGKSGHNSLTQHEKKPIRPLSPWITDILLASPVGIRSDYFRWCSGIMGKYAAGELKPPSTASSRGSGKHPQLVPSTPRWAVANGAGVILSVCDDEVARNETATLTAAAVPALLLPPPTTALDEHLVAGLPALEPYARLFHRYYAIATPSATQRLLLGLLEAPPSWAPDALDAAVQLVELLRAAEDYASGIRLPRNWMHLHFLRAIGTAMSMRAGIAADAAAALLFRILSQPALLFPPLRQVDGVEVQHEPLGGYISSYKKQIEVPAAEASIEATAQGIASMLCAHGPEVEWRICTIWEAAYGLIPTSSSAVDLPEIIVATPLQPPVLSWNLYIPLLKVLEYLPRGSPSEACLMKIFAATVEAILQRTFPPESTREQNRKSKYLAGIGFGSASKNLAVAELRTMVHSLFLESCASVELASRLLFVVLTVCVSHEAQFSGSKRPRGEDNYSSEDIIEDLQTSENQKESKNRKLKKQGPVAAFDSYVLAAVCALACELQLFPLISRGNNHLASNKVQDIAKPVRLNGSSHELRNGLDSAVRHTHRILAILEALFSLKPSSVGTPWSYSSNEIVAAAMVAAHVSELFRRSKACMHALSVLIRCKWDNEIHSRASSLYNLIDIHSKAVASIVNKAEPLEATLIHAPIRKDSLVCVGVKRQNQCESSSCFDAGRTSVVPSEDSFPSKLDHNSNKTPCPKGASDYTLGKGVTGFSLDASDLANFLTMDRHIGLNCNGQIFLRSTLAEKQELCFSVVSLLWHKLIASPETQPCAESTSAQQGWRQVVDALCNVVSASPTKAATAVVLQAERELQPWIAKDDDSGQKMWRINQRIVKLIVELMRNHETAESLVIVASSSDLLLRATDGMLVDGEACTLPQLELLEATARAVQPVLEFGESGLAVADGLSNLLKCRLSATIRCLSHPSAHVRALSISVLRDILHTGSIRCSPKPRRLNGTHNPSYQYFNLDAVDWQADIEKCLTWEAHSRLSNGLSINFLDIAAKELGCTISM